The Paramisgurnus dabryanus chromosome 6, PD_genome_1.1, whole genome shotgun sequence genome has a window encoding:
- the zte38 gene encoding zebrafish testis-expressed 38 has product MTTKQKRQIQAKQATDEWTGLFQELKTQAQSLVFVKRMMVVAVSSITYLRGIFPEDSYRSRYMDDLCIKVLRQDCSCPGASKLVNWLIGCFDALEKSYLQIVVIGVHKNPGDSNHVIESYQFKFRYSDQGPLMEILRNENEEVSVTLEDTKNASVLLIRKLFLLMQNLEALPSSVFLSMKLYYNDDVTPPEYEPPGFKAGVYDNVWFEGTAVHFRVGDLQSCFHTMKLRVTAAQSRLGKLQDEGQQDNGRVNEKQARCKVKAADEVTEDFCDQDLPSENESAAQFKISKRTIAKRKSRGNNISKKKKKKALR; this is encoded by the exons ATGACCACCAAACAGAAGAGGCAAATTCAAGCCAAACAAGCGACTGATGAG TGGACCGGTTTATTTCAGGAGCTGAAGACTCAAGCTCAGTCCCTGGTGTTTGTCAAACGGATGATGGTTGTAGCTGTATCCTCCATCACTTATCTGCGGGGAATATTTCCTGAGGACTCCTACAGATCAAGATACATGGACG ATTTGTGTATCAAAGTTCTAAGACAGGACTGTTCATGCCCTGGAGCCAGCAAGCTTGTTAATTG GCTGATAGGATGTTTTGATGCATTAGAGAAGAGCTAT CTCCAGATTGTGGTTATTGGG GTGCACAAAAACCCCGGTGACAGCAAT CATGTCATTGAGTCCTATCAGTTTAAGTTCAGATACTCTGATCAAGGACCATTGATGGAAATCCTCAG GAATGAGAATGAGGAAGTAAGTGTGACCTTGGAGGACACTAAGAACGCTTCAGTGCTCCTGATCAGGAAGCTGTTTCTGCTCATGCAGAACCTGGAAGCTTTGCCCAGTTCGGTTTTCCTCAGTATGAAACTCTACTACAATGATGATG TCACACCACCTGAATATGAGCCACCAGGATTTAAAGCAGGTGTATATGACAATGTGTGGTTCGAGGGAACTGCAGTGCACTTTAGAGTGGGCGATCTGCAGTCTTGCTTTCACACCATGAAGTTGCGCGTGACAGCAGCACAGAGCCGCCTCGGAAAGCTACAGGACGAAGGCCAGCAGGATAACGGAAGAGTAAATGAGAAACAGGCTCGCTGTAAAGTCAAAGCAGCAGATGAG GTGACCGAAGACTTCTGTGACCAGGATCTGCCATCTGAGAATG AGTCAGCTGCACAGTTTAAGATATCCAAAAGAACTATAGCAAag AGGAAAAGCAGGGGGAACAAcatctcaaagaaaaaaaagaagaaagctCTACGTTAA
- the prdx1 gene encoding peroxiredoxin-1 — MAAGNAHIGKPAPDFTAKAVMPDGQFKDLRLSDYRGKYVVLFFYPLDFTFVCPTEIIAFSDAAEEFGKINCEVIGASVDSHFCHLAWINTPRKQGGLGHMKVPLVADTLRSISQDYGVLKEDEGIAYRGLFIIDDKGILRQITINDLPVGRSIDETLRLVQAFQFTDKHGEVCPAGWKPGKDTIKPDVQQSKDYFSKQN; from the exons ATGGCAGCTGGAAACGCTCATATTGGTAAGCCTGCTCCAGACTTCACAGCCAAAGCTGTGATGCCAGATGGACAGTTTAAAGATCTCCGCTTGTCCGACTACAGAG GAAAGTATGTAGTGTTATTCTTCTACCCACTGGACTTCACATTTGTGTGCCCTACTGAGATCATTGCCTTCAGTGATGCAGCTGAGGAGTTCGGGAAAATCAACTGTGAGGTTATTGGTGCCTCTGTTGATTCTCACTTTTGTCATCTTGCCTG GATAAACACCCCTCGGAAACAAGGTGGTTTAGGACATATGAAGGTTCCTCTAGTGGCAGATACGCTCCGTTCTATATCTCAAGACTATGGTGTACTTAAGGAAGATGAGGGCATTGCCTACAG AGGTCTTTTCATTATTGATGACAAAGGCATTCTGAGGCAGATCACCATCAATGACCTACCGGTGGGCCGTTCCATTGATGAAACCCTTCGCTTGGTGCAAGCCTTTCAGTTCACCGACAAACATGGAGAAG TTTGCCCAGCCGGATGGAAGCCCGGAAAAGATACAATTAAACCTGATGTCCAGCAGAGCAAAGATTACTTCTCCAAACAAAACTAA